TCAAGACCGGCAAGTCGATCCCGGCCAGTCCGATCAGAAAAAACAGCCTCGACCATTTCATTCAGTGGGTTCACGAGCGGGCTGAGGTGCAGCAACAACAAAAACCTATATCTGAAGAGCACCCCGCAGCGACGGAGGAGAACCGCCCGATCATCGACGATGAAGCCATTGACCGCGCCGACGCTCATGCTATTGCATCGGTGCTTCGGTTAAATCGGCTTAATGTTCCCGATGACTTCGAATCTCTTCCCATCGACAAGGCCCGGGCCCTCGCAAAACAAATCACCCGAAGTCCAGAGGCACGCACAGCAGCCGAGGCCCTCAGAGAAGAAGAACGGCGGGCGAAGGAGAAGCGCACCGAGAGAGACCGTTACCCGTCATTTGCGAGGCGGTCGGATAAGGGTGTCCGCCTCGATAACGCAGCGGTTGGTGCGTATATCCGCGAACGTCTGCACGCTCTGACGTTTAACCAGCGTCTCTTCATCTACGACCGGACAACCGGGCTGTACGTGGAGGACGCGGGGCAGGTCGGTAGCCTGATCCAAGAGATTGCAGAAGTGGTCGAGTTCAATGGGTCTATTACCTCTGCAAAGCGTGAAATCATGTCTTACATCCGGGATCACAACATTGCCCCCGAATATCCCTTCGACCATTACCCAAATGCCTTGCCCCTGGCAAATGGGGTTCTTGAAATCAATTGGGATACGGAAATCGCAACACTGTGCCCATACTCCCCGGAACACCGTTTCACACAGAAATGGCCCGCTACCTTTGACGCCAGCGCGGACCCCAAACCGATTCATGAGGTTCTACGGCAGTATGTTGATGATGAGGAGGTGTTTGCCCTTCTTCAACTCCCTGCGCAGGCGATCCTGCACTTCTGCGGTTTCGGTCCTTTCAAAAGGTCGTACATCTTTGAGGGTCCTTCAAACGGCGGCAAATCCACCTATCTGGTGGACCTCTTAAACCGGCTTTTCGGTGCTGAAAACATCTCAGGTGCAAGCCTACAGGCGATCGGGAGGGACCGTTTTGTTACATCTTCGATCGGATCGGCCGTGATCAACCGATGCGATGACCTTTCAGACGTGCCTGTTGAGAATGTCGGGCCGTTCAAGGCGCTGACTGGGTCCTTTTCGCATGACATTGAGAAGAAGTTTCAGACGCCCTACCGGAGCCGGGTGACCGCCGTACACGCCTTCAGTACAAACGCACCCCCGACGGTTCCAGACAACGTACTCTTTGATGCGGCATTCTGGAGTCGGTGGGTCTATCTTCGGTTCAACAACGTCTTCGAGGTGGACCCCGGATTTGTCTCCCGCACCTTCACCCCTGCGGCGATCGCGGGACTTTTCAACGAAGTTCTGAAGGTCGCGTTTGAGATCCGTCGTAATGGTCGCCTTCTCTATGAACAGGACCCCGGCGAGGTTCGGGCAGTCTGGCAGAGTGCCGCCAATCCGTTCCAAAAGTTCGTGAGCGAGGAGATGCTGAGCACCCAGAACCCTACTCTCTTTGAGAAGGGGCAACTCCTCCGCGCCTTCCGGGCATGGTGTGGGGCGAACGATATCAACCCCCGGAAACTCCCGAGCACGATCACCGGCTTCACTCAGATGATCTATGCCTCTGGTTTTACGACCACTCGTAGAGGCTCAAAAAATGAGCAGGAGTGGAAATATGAGGCCCGGTACACCTGGAAAGCAAATAGTCGATATCAAAAGAGCGCGGAGGGGATCGGGAGCATATGATTTATTCCAAAATTCGTATGCAGGTATCTAAGATATCCAACATTTTTCTAAACCTTATACGCGATAAAGAATATTATAGAGAGGGGGGATATCTTGGAAAAAGTTGGATATCTTGGATGCGGGAGGATCGCATAAATCCCACAGGGGCATAAAATGCAGCCCCATCAATGCCATGACTGTGGTGGCACCCTCAAACGCGTCCCCGGTGGTCGGTATTGCTTCCGGTGTGGTCGGTACGTATCGTGGTCCGGTAGGGTCCGACCGTCGCCCAAACTCCAGAAAATGTGAGAGGGCGGGTAATTTCCCCCAGTCCCCCCCCCCCCCAACTCGCTTTTTTCCCTTAACCATCCCCGCCATCAGGATAAGCCCCTATCTCCACGTTTGGACCCTGAATTCTCGACGACGGCCAGCCCTCGCCCAATACGTGCGAGAGGCCAGGACGCGGACCCGCACCCCACGCGCGGGAGTCTGATAGGCAGAGCGCACGAGCCAACCCGATATAGAGAGTCGCGCACCGAGGGAGACGATCCCGAAGTGGTCCGCAACCATCGCCCCCGTGATCCACACAGGACCAGGACCGGCCTCGGTAGCGTCCAGGTAGTCCCGAACCAGATCAGGGACCAGCCCCCGGCGATGACGAGCCAGGGCAACAGAGGACAGGCCAGGGATGTGATCGGTGTACATTACGGCTATTTTTGTCATGATAACACCAGGAAAAAAGGGGGGACAATCCCCCAGAACCCCCGAAGGGGTGACCGGCCACAGGTCGGAGGGTTTGGCTGGTAATCGGCGGCATCACAAGAAGAAGTGGACCCCTACTGCCCTCCCTGCGCAGGCCTCATCCTCATGATGGCAAAGATCACGAGGGACAGGATCGAGACCATCACGGCAAGGATCAGCAGACTGGAGGTCTGAGTCCAGATTTCCGCCCCGGTCGTCATGTCGGCGTTGGTGGTGGAATTCCACTGAGAACCCGCAGGAATGCTGACGCTGTTATCAATGTTGAACCCGATTACAGGCGCAATCGAGAAAACGGCCACAAGGGTGATGATTCCAATTGCAGTACCGGTGACGGCATCGATCATGCCGAAACCGTCGTCGTTCAGGAGAATAGAACGCTGTTTCGCTTCAGCCCATGCCTTCAGAGAGACACAAGCCCGGAGAACCGATTCAAGAGCCAATTGTTCATTATCACGCTCCGATGATCAGACAATGGATGCCAAAGCATATATTTGTTTTGCACATAAGGGAGATAAATGAGTAGAGAAAGATATACACATGTGAAACCAGAACCAAACACCAATGCTATTGAAAACAAGATGGAGAAAACAGAGATCGAGATCCTCCGGCACCTTCAGAAAGCAGGAGTCAGCAAAGAAGACGCAATCGAGATCATGAGCCTGGCCGAAGACCACGAGACATATGTGATCCTGAAAATTGCCGAAATGGTGAACCAGGCCGCAAAGGAAGTGAGCCAGGGAGCGATCACCCCTGACGAAGGGTTCACCAGGATCATGATCAGGATGTTCATCCCCAAAGGCCCCCAGGTGAGCGAAGAGGAGGCCCACAAGATCAGAGAATACCGGGAAGACGGGTATTCGATCAGGCAGATCGCAAATGTGTTTCAGCGATCCACAGAGACGATCCACCGACTGACAAAAGACATTGAAACCAAACAAACACCATAAGGCACGCAAGCCCTCTCCCTGTCAGATCAAAGGGGAAAAGGGAAACTTTTCAACTATATAGGGGGCCCCATGAACAATATCGGTCCGCGTGCCCACTCCCCGTTAACCAATAGAGAGACGCACACGATCGCTGCCGCCCACCGCCGTTCAGCATGTCGATCGAGAGAAGGTATCATAGGTGACGGCGGGGCGACTGTATCCGAAATCTCAACTGTGGGACGACAGAGGGCGGTGTCCCAGGGCATATGAGTAACGAAGATAAGGCAACTATAGGGGACAGAATAGGGAGCCACCACAAGAGATCTATAGTCGCTGAAAATTGCTTCTTTTTGAGTAACCCGAAAGGGATATTATGACGGGGCGAACAGAGAGTGTTGATAATCAGATATCCGGATCGCCCACAAACGATCCGCACACAGGACACCACCAGCCCACCGGCACCCAAGCGCGCTTACCCTCGACCTGTCGCCGGACATGCGCCCGGTACATCCTGGCGGCACACCTCGCACAGTGCGGTTCATTCTCTCGCATGGCATACCATAATCAACAGTGTCGGTTTAAAAATGTTGTGCACCCACAAAGGGACAGCTGAGGCACCAAAAGCCACCAGTTTCAAAAAGACTTGCACAAAAGTAAAAGAGCCTCAGCCGGGCTTAAGGAAACGAAGTTCCTAAGCCCTACATTACCCTTATATGCAGAAGCACCTATTACTCCTCATGACGAACGGTCGTTTTCACGAATTGCCCCAGACCTACCGCGAATATGAAAAACGATCGATCCAGAAAGCAATTGATGACGGTCGTTTGACGAAGGGAGACGCGGCCCTTCTCTCCGAGTTTGTTGCAGAGGAGGCCGCCACCAAAAATCTCTCCCCACAGAGGCGGTACAAACTGGCATACACCCTCTGCACAGCGTCACAGTTTTTCCCCTCTGTGGATGACCTTTCCTTGACCGAAGTGTACGACGGCTTCGATGCGATCCGACAGGCCCGGAAGCCGAACGGCGACCCCTACAAACAGAACACGGTGGCGGACTTGACGAAGATATCAAAGCGGTTCCTGATCTTCCTGGCAGCGAACCAGCACATATCCGTCCCCGCGGCGAAGATCGAGAAGATCCGTACATCTAACTT
This window of the Methanofollis ethanolicus genome carries:
- a CDS encoding DUF5906 domain-containing protein — translated: MSGTAFLLPENRAALIIRGSGFDTLAALNSVSDPWISEIRSVLTSRSAQRHGTINDVPHLWVGLQVAPPISDRAAPGPGIEIAPPGDEILLTDDLADEWTRTIKTGKSIPASPIRKNSLDHFIQWVHERAEVQQQQKPISEEHPAATEENRPIIDDEAIDRADAHAIASVLRLNRLNVPDDFESLPIDKARALAKQITRSPEARTAAEALREEERRAKEKRTERDRYPSFARRSDKGVRLDNAAVGAYIRERLHALTFNQRLFIYDRTTGLYVEDAGQVGSLIQEIAEVVEFNGSITSAKREIMSYIRDHNIAPEYPFDHYPNALPLANGVLEINWDTEIATLCPYSPEHRFTQKWPATFDASADPKPIHEVLRQYVDDEEVFALLQLPAQAILHFCGFGPFKRSYIFEGPSNGGKSTYLVDLLNRLFGAENISGASLQAIGRDRFVTSSIGSAVINRCDDLSDVPVENVGPFKALTGSFSHDIEKKFQTPYRSRVTAVHAFSTNAPPTVPDNVLFDAAFWSRWVYLRFNNVFEVDPGFVSRTFTPAAIAGLFNEVLKVAFEIRRNGRLLYEQDPGEVRAVWQSAANPFQKFVSEEMLSTQNPTLFEKGQLLRAFRAWCGANDINPRKLPSTITGFTQMIYASGFTTTRRGSKNEQEWKYEARYTWKANSRYQKSAEGIGSI
- a CDS encoding helix-turn-helix domain-containing protein — its product is MKPEPNTNAIENKMEKTEIEILRHLQKAGVSKEDAIEIMSLAEDHETYVILKIAEMVNQAAKEVSQGAITPDEGFTRIMIRMFIPKGPQVSEEEAHKIREYREDGYSIRQIANVFQRSTETIHRLTKDIETKQTP